The genomic window GTTTTGCTTTTTTTTGCTATCATTATTTTATTTAGCCGTTAATAGCAACAACAGGTTCACAATAATATGTTAAAATATTGCATCCCTCAAAAAAGGTTGCAATATGTCGATTCATGATCGTGATTACGTTAGAGCTAAAGAATTCGATTATAAAAAAATGGAATACGTTTTGCAAGTTGGAAAACGTTTAAAGAATTCCACTTTTGAATATACTAAATCAGGTGATTTATCATTGGAAATAACTAATAACAAATCTTCTGATTTTGAGCAAGATTTATCTCAATCAGAAATATTATTTTTAGAGGCACAAAGACATCGTTCTAACACAAAAAATGTTTTTATTCCTGATGATTGTCTTAGAAAATCTAGTTCAGTTTATACAGATAGGTCTCTTGAAATGCATTCTTTTCTTGAGGATAATAATCAGTTTAAAAATAAGCGTTTTTCTTATTCTAACGATAAAGCTTATCCTACCTTTTTATCTTCTAATAATTCTTCTTCTAATTTAGATGAGTCTATTTTTTTTTCATTTTCTACATTTAAATTTTTTGCTACAATTTTTTTAATGATATATTTTATTTATAAAATTACTTATTTTATATCTACTCACTAGTCGCTAATAGCGACTATCTAGCCCTTTTCTTCCCCTTATACGTTCCTTTATTGTCTTTTTAATGTCGCTATTCCTTTATTTTTAAAAAAATAACAAACTTCCAATAATAATTCATTGGAGTTTTTATGGCTTTTAATTCAAGTGTTACTTCTCCTTGGATGGAGAGAATGCTCAAGCAAATGCAGAAAGATTATAATACCTTTACTCCTCCTAGGAGTATGTTGGATTATATTTCAGAACCAAAATACGGTTGGGAAAATTTACGTTTAAAAAATTCTCCTTATTCTTCGATTGACTCGTTAACAAAGCCAACTGTTTTAAAAACAGCAGAACAGTTAAAAGCTGAGGCGGATTATTCTAAAATAATTAATGAAAAATGGTTAAAAGGTTCTGACGGTTCTATTGTTGATACTTCTTTAGATTTTATAGGTGGCAAAACAGGTGCAATTTTAACAGGTGCTCTTGTCGGTGGTACTTATTTAACAAATAAAGCTACTCAGATACAAAATCAATTAGACTCTACCCATAAATCTGTTTCTACAACTGTAGACAATTTAACTAAGAATTTGTTGTCACCTACAACTCCATTTGAGCCTCATTTCAATTATCCAGCTTCTACAGCACCTCAGTATCAGCCTCAAGCATTTATTTACAATCCTGACAATAGCCCTCCTTTAGTTTCGGGGATTATGAATAGCTCAGTAATGATTGCAAAAGCTATTGACGGCTTATCTACAACATTAAAAGAATCTTTTGATTTACAAAACGGTTTAGCATTACAAAATATGACAAATAGTTATGAGCAAAATGAGCGTTCTATTGCCTCTATTCTTGCTATTGCTAATTTTGTTAATGATATTGCAAACAATTTAAACGAGTACACTACTCTTGATGGTTTGCAGAAGGTTGCTGATTCAATTGCACAGTCTCAACCGATTGTTAACAATCAACAAAATGTTAACTTAGATGTCACTCCTGTTGGTTATGCTATTGATAATCAAACTAAATCTTTAGAATCACAAACTAAAACTTTTGAGCAAAAATGGAACGAGATTATCGCTGTTCAAAAACAAGTAAATGACACTATAGGCAATACTTTAAATTATGCTCCATTGACTGAAGCTATTAATACACAAACTGCTTTTCATGCTGATGTCGCTACTGCAATTAGAGAACAAACAACTTCACATGGTACACATTTAGAAAATCTCTCTAACTGGGCTTCAACAGCACACGAAAATGAGCTCTTTAAACAAGCTCCACAAACTCATTTAGATTCAGAAGGTTTTGCACTTGCTCCTGAAATGTCACCACAACAACTTCAAGCATACAACAATGCTCAAAATGTCAAACTTACTGACGATAAAAACACAATAAAAATTGAGGATGATGACTTTCGCCCTCTTCCTGACCCTTCTTCATTTTTCCCATTTATCCCTTTTGTTGGACGGGATTACGTTTTTAATCCTGATACAGAAATCGATGGTATTGACCATAATGTATTTATGCCTTTAAATATGGGGGCTAATCAATGACTCAGGGTGTAGGTTTTAATACTGTTCAAAACATGGCTGAGGATGTCACTATGATGGTGGGATATTCTCTTTTTAATGAGTTTATACATGATAAGCTTTCTAAGTATCTTCCTGCTGAATATGATGCAAACGGTAAAGAAAAAATGAATATACCTTTGGAAGTTTTGAGCGGTGGTGGATCTTATCTTTTTACGTCTGCAACTATGAAACTTATTCAAAAAGAAGAAAAATTTCTTGAGTATCTTTTCGCAGCGGGTGAGGCTGTAATTATTGTTCTTTATGCTCGTAATAAAAACTGGATTGAATCAGCAAAAGCAAAAATTGGCGCATTGCGTGGCTACAAAGCAGTAACTAAAAAACAATCTCATGATTCTCAAACCGATGTAACTAATAGTTTTGTTGGTCAAGTTTATCAAGCAATGCAAACGATCATACATGGCAGAGATTCTTCTAGTGTCACGGATACAATCCAAGCCGGAACTGCTGAGCAAGAACATGCACTTAATCGTGAAAACACTAACTTAAATTTTGCAAAAGCTAACAATGACGCTTTTTCTAAATCTCTTCTTTTAAAAATTGCCACGGGCGGTTTCACTCAAACTGATGAAGCAATTTTAAAAAAAGTTATTGGACGTTCTGATTTTGCAACAACTCCTATAGATCATAACGAATTAAACAAAATAAAAGAATTTATGATAATTACGGACTCAAACGGTAAATTTGTCGGACTTACTAAAGTCTTTACAGAGCTTTTAAATGGGCTTGCATTTATAAATAAATAAGGAAAAACAAATGGCTGACACTACAACTCCCGATACTCGTGATATTTTTACAAAAGAGCTCGATTACTTACACGATCATCAAATGTTATTAGAATTTATAGCTTTCACTCTTGCAGGTGGTAATGCTGTCAACTCATTGGGTTTGAAATTTCATACTATCAATTTTCAAACGGCTACACCGCAACAATGATAATATCACATTCATACATCGATCACAAGCTTTTGCTTTTTGATTTTTTTGGAACTGGTTACGCCAATGGTTTTCATACTGTGGGATTTATTAATAAATTGATAACTAACAATTCGGGATTTTATCTCTCTTATCAAAACAATTATTTTTATCTCAATTCTAATACGGTTATGTATCATTACACTGGTGTACAACAGTATGCAGGTTTTAATAATATGATCTTAAATGTTTTAGAAAACTTAGGCGATACTACCCTTTTAAGTTCAAAGTTCCTTAGCGAATTTTCTCATGCTGACCAAATTTTATTTTGTCAATCTTTGCAAGATGAGCAATTAAAACTTTATTATGAGCCATTAAATACAGAATTTCCTATAATTTTTAATCTTGTTGGCGGTGGTTCTTCTTGTCCTAAAATTGTTTGCTATGCACTTATTGATTATAAATCACTTTTGACACTTTCGTTATATCCCTATTTTAACCTTATCGATGATAGAAATTTAGACTACTCAAGTGGACGCTCTTATAACATTCACTTTGATTACTTATTTAATTATCGTTATGATAATTATGATATTTTGAATTCGGGTAATCGTCGTACTTATGAGTTTTTCAGTGATTTTTCAATTTTTAAGCCAAACAATCTTCTTTCCTCTGTTTATACACTTATGCATCTAAATGGTCACGATCAGTCATTATTTAATAATGCAGTAAATTTCAATTCTTGTTCAATGATTCATAATGTTGACCATTTTAATTTTTATAATAAGTATGTTAATGAGTTAAATAATCGATTTAATAATTTATTACAAGGAGTTATCTAAATGCCTAAATATCGCGTACAACTCAAACAGGGTTCACGTACCATAGTAAATAATATTGAAGCCAAAAGCGTTCAGGCTGTTATCCAATTTTTTGAAACTCTTACCACAATGAAAGTAACAGAGGTTTTAAAGATTGAATATGAAAATAATACCCTTCAACCCATCGACGATATGCAATATTATCCTCTTGGCAAGTTTATAGCAAGAAATGAATCATCATCTAAATCTCACCAGTTTATATTACAAAATATTAAACTAACAAAGAATAGTGATGATGTGGATAATTTAGCTCGTCTTTGTCTTGAGATCGATGGTTTAAACGTTACTTCAACTTTTGCAGGACTTCTTAAAAACAAATTGGTTTAATTATCATTCTCTTTCCCCTCTCCCCTTTTGGGCGAAAGGGGACTATGTCCCTCTGAAGCCCAAAATCTTCTTCTTTTTTTCTCTTGGGGTTTTTAGGGGTTTACCCCTAATCAAGCGGAGCGCAACTGCTCTTAACACACTTATTTAAACACGATGAGCTTTTCTGAGGGGATAGTAGCTTTCCACCTTTGGCACTTTCACCCCTCATTTTCCCTGATAAATCAAACACTTTTTGCTTCTTTACAGTATCCGACGCGTACGGTTCGAGCCAATAAATTTAAACTTACTTTTCTTTTTAGTCGCTAATAGCGACATATTACCCTTTATAGCTTCCAATTACACGGCTTTAAAATCCCTCTCATGTCGCCATTCCTTTATATTAAAAAATATCAAATAATTTCGATGTTTTAAAAAAACAATCTTTGCAAAGATTCAACGATTGCGATTTTAAGCTAAAAAATAAAAGGGGACAAAAATGTCTTACATTTCACAAAGCGTTAAAGGTGTTCACCGCACTAATAACAAGATGATGTCTAAAAATGATGAAAATGTGCTTTTTTCTTTAATGGAGGGGAAAGTAGAGTTTTTTAAATCTATCGGAACGGGGGGAACTTCTTTGCCTTCTGCTCCTACAAAATTGAAAGCTTTGAAGTTTGGAATCAGTGACCCTGATCTTAAATTAAGTGCTACTGCAACACTTAAACACATCAAAGCGTCAAAACACGCAGGTGATGTTTTTGCGTTGGTCGGTCTTTTCGATGCTGATTATGTTGCAACAACTTCCGCTAAAAAAATCAAATTGATTCATCAAGGAGCGTAATATGAAATCTATGATTAAAAACAAACTTGGTGACACTACTTTAACAAGTTATTTGCCAATGACGGGCGCAAACGCTGTAACTCTTATGGAAGCTGTTTCTGAAGGTACTTACGAAGTATTTGAAAGCGATGGCGGTCAAGTTGGTACAGATGCGGGTGTAACTTTATGTTACGATGTTAAAGTACAACTTCGCGATAGTGCAACAGGTAAAAAAGATTACCTTAACATTCTTGCAAAAAGTTCTGTTAGTCCTGAAGAGATTCAAACCGCACTTACTGGTATCACAATCAACATGATTAAAGTTGACGAAGTCGTCGTACTTCTCTATTCTCCTATCACCTTCTCTTAATGAGAGGGGGATACCTACATGGAATTTACACAAATTTCTTCCGCTGTTGATATAATCAAAGCGATTATTAATAACGATTTAAGTCCCGCTCTCTCTGATTTGGCACAAAATACTTCTACAATTGATGAAATTATTTCTTCTGAAAAGGCACTTTTAAACGAATTAATAATTATTTCTTCTGTTTTAGATGGTTCTACTATGAAGGGTGATAAGGGTGATAATGGTTCAGACGGTTTAACAGCTTATCAAATAGCATTAAATAATGGCTTTATAGGTACTGAGCAAGAATGGTTAACTAGTCTCATTCCTCCTATTCCTCCATGCATTTACGATCCTATCCTTTGCGAAGCTACGGCTGATTTTGTTGTAACTTCTGTAACCCCCTCCCCCATCGAAGGTTTATCTTATGCCGTCAAAGCAGGTGAAGTTTACGAGATTATGGGAGCGATTGAATTTCTATCAACCGTTGCAACAACGGGCGTTTCTGTACAGTTAAATAGCCCCTCCGCCAGTGTCAATTTTGTTGATATAGATATCCCTACATCACATCTTGATGGAATTCAAACTATCGTAAATCAGTTTCCAAACTTTATTTACAATTCAAATGTTTCCAAAGTCGTTGGAACTGGTGTAACGGCAATTAATCAATATCTTACTGCAATAGTTCGTGGTTTTATTGTTGTAGCAAATAACGGAAATATCACTTTGTCAATCGGTACAGAGGTAGCAAACTCTACTGTCCGCTTCCTATGGGGCAATTCAAAAATGATTTTACGAAGGGTTAAATAATGCATATCGATATATCAGTTTTACTAACAATTCTTTTTGGTGCTATAGCCTTTATTGGCTATCTCGGTAACGTACTCGTTAAAGGCGTTTCATGTTTAACGACTCTTAAAAAAGATATTGAATATATCAAGCTCAATCAAGCAGACATTATCAAAGACATCGAAATAATCCAAAAAAAGGTTTATAAATGATTCAACTAAAATTCTTCAAACTCTCAGAGTTTACGTGTAAATGCGGATGCGGTCTTAATAATATGCAAGATGCTCAACTTCTCAAACTTGATAAAGCCCGTGAACTTGCTAACATCCCTTTTTCTGTTAATTGCGGTACACGTTGCCCAAAACATAATAAAGATGAAGGCGGAGAGGATAATAGCTCACATTTGAGAGGTCTAGCTACTGATATATCAGCAAAAACAAGTCAAGAAAAATTCTTAATCATTTCCGCTCTTTTAAAAGTCGGATTTAAGCGTATTGGTGTCTATTCAACTTTTATACATTGTGATAGTGATACAACTCTTCCACAAAATGTAATTTGGCATAAGTAGTTTTTAAGCTTTTTAGAACTAACATTCTTAATCTCAAATTCAATATATGTTTATATTTGGTAGTCCAAAAAGTGGTTAACAATAATATAAATTATATTGAAAAATACTCATACGACTTTGTGGGCGGTAACAAGAAATATCGGATAATTTTGCACCTCTTTTTCAACTGTATACGCATGATGAAATCGAACATTGCTAAATCCAGCATTTTCAATGATAGCACGAAGCGTTTCACGTTCAAAACCAAAATGGTAAACGCCATCATTTCCATGTGAATGAAAGCTTCCATCTTCAGCTTCAAGATCAGCGATAGCAACAAAACCATCTTTTTTTAGATGGGTATAAAACGTATCAAAAAGTTTTTGGGTATCTTCGACATGATGCATTGCCATAGAGCTTACGATTCCATGAAAACGCTCTTCTAGCGGATTTGCTAATATATCTTGACATATCGGTTTTACCTCTACACCATCACTGTTCTTTAATTCAATCTGTTCGAGCATATTAATCGATACATCAACTCCGGATACGGAACGTACATGAGGGCGAACCTTAAAACTTAAAAGACCTGTTCCAGCCCCAAAATCAAGTATATCCATCGTATTTTTTAAAGCTATACGATTACTCAGTGTTTGAAAAACAGAAGAAGCTATGGATGTACGCATATCTCCTTTATCCCATGTAGATGCAGCATTGTTAAAACGTTCCGTCATATATTTCCCTTAAAATACAAATAAAAATAGATAGATACTGCATCCCATAACAGAAGTTAAGGTTAGGGCAGCAAAAATCCATCTTCCAATCCGTTTATGATTCGTTTCCCCTAAGTGCCCTACTCTTTTAAATGTTTGATATGATGAAATCATTAAATAAATCCATCCCCCAACCGCCATTAATGCAATAAATACATGCACTAATAAAAAGAGCAATAAAAAATCATACGAGAGTCCGGACATCTTAACGTATTCCACAAATCCACCGCTGATACGGACACCAAGTTCAAAAATTAATACCATGACTATTGTCATTGCTAAAATAACTATTTGAGAGCGGTAATGGAGTGTAATATTCCCTTTTATTGCCTGATAAATTGAGGTTGCTAACAAGAAAGGTAGCAGTGCGAAATAGAGGGTAACCAAATCCATATAGAATGGGGCCTTAGTTCCTAAAAATCCGGGTTCAAAAAACATAATAATCCATCCATGCTAATTTTTAGTATTATAGGATAAGAAAGATTTAGTAACGATAATTTTTATTTACTGCTTTAGAATTCTAAATTATAAAAACTCTTTGTGTGTGTTATGCTATAATTTCAAAAAAATTTTAAAGGCTGCACAATGTTAACCGATCGCGTAAATACTCTATCAGAATCGATTACCATCGCTATTTCAACTTTAGCTCAAGAGCTCAAAGCATCCGGAAAAGATGTTATCAGCTTTTCAGCAGGTGAACCTGATTTTGACACTCCACAAGTGATCAAAGATGCTGCCATAAAAGCTATCAATGATGGTTTTACTAAATATACCGCTGTTGATGGTATACCTGAATTAAAAGCAGCAATCGCTTTAAAACTCAAACGTGATAATGGATTAGAGTACAAAGCTAATCAAATCATTGCAAATAATGGGGCAAAACACTCTTTGTATAACCTTTTTGCGTGTACTATTCAAGCTGGAGATGAAGTAATCATCCCTGCTCCGTATTGGGTTACTTATCCTGAACTTGTTATGTATTGTGGTGGTACTGTCGTAGAGGTTATGACAGATGATGCAAGTGGTTTTAAAATGACCCCTGAACAACTCAAGGCTGCTTTAACACCTAAAACCAAAATGATTATTTTGACCTCTCCATCAAACCCTACAGGTGCCGTCTATACACGTGATGAGCTTGCTGCTCTTGGAAAAGTATTAGAGGGGACAAACGTTATCGTAGCTAGTGATGAGATGTATGAAAAATTGATTTATGATGGAGAATTTACCTCTGCCGCAGCGGTCAGTGATGACATGTATCAACGTACTATCACTATCAACGGGTTAAGTAAATCGGTAGCCATGACCGGATGGCGTTTTGGGTATATGGCGGCTGCAAATACCGAAATTATCCAAGCAACTAAAAAACTACAAAGTCAAAGCACTTCTAACATCAACAGTATTACTCAAAAAGCGGCTGTTGTAGGTCTCAACGGTGCAGCTGACAGCGATATCGAAGCAATGCGTGTGGAGTTCAAAGCTCGACGTGATGAAGCGGTAAAACTCTTTAATGAGATCGATGGTTTATCAGTTCTCTCTCCTGCCGGTGCATTTTATTTGTTTGTAAATATTAAAGAAATCAGTAATGATTCCATGCAGTTTTGTAAAGAGTTGCTGGAAAATCAAGGAGTTGCGGTAGTACCGGGTGTAGGATTCGGTAGTGAAGGGTATTTTCGCTTTAGTTTTGCAACCGATATTGAAAGCATTCGTGAAGGTATTAAACGTATTGCTACATTTGTAGTAAGTAAAAAATAATTACCTCGTCACCCTGAAATTTATTCAGGGTCTCAAAGTCTATTTTATAGATTTTAAAGCTTCAATTACTTCATCAATATTTCCTAATGGAAGGTGAACTTTCCATTCAGGGTTTTTAGCATCACCGGAGAGTGAAATCCCGATACTGGCAACACTGTCACTTCCCTCACCATAGGGTGTATCAATTTTACTAACAGCTATGACCCCTTTTTTTGTCCCGTTTAATGGTATTTCTTTAATAATAGATGCAGATGAGCCCACAAACAACTCCTAATAATTTAGATATTTAAAGAGTGTATCGGGATTTTTGCTAAAAAAAGCTTAAAAAAATCGTTATTGATTCGAGGTTGCAGTTTGTGTAGCATTACCATAAATAAATGCATACATTTTGCGATAATATTGTTCATTACGTGTACGATCCGTCGCACTAAAATGGTGATAACGTCCCAAAGTTTCCCAAGAATACCCAAAACTCTTTACCAAACCAGTTATTATCTGATTCGCTTGTTCTCGCTCTATGGCATCAATAAAGTAATCAATTAGGTTAGGATTAGGATGGTATTTATAATTAATCTGATAGGGCCCAAGATCAAGATTGGTTATTCCGCCATTGATTAATGCTTGAGCTTGTGAAGAACACTCTTCAGGTGAGTTACATTTAATGATATGTCCATTGACAGCAAAACCTGCCGCTTGTGCCCGTTGAGCTTCTTCAATAGCATTAATACGTATGACATTTGGATTACATTGACCATCTGCTTCTTTTAAACATTCACAATGTCTAATAGCGTCAAGGACAATATCAGGCATACGAACACCGGAAGTATCAATATCAGCACTCAATAAATGAGTAGAGAGAATTAATAAACTACCTAGTTTTTTCATATACCGTATCCCCTTTGCTTAAGATTGTAATATTTTAGCCAATTTTGCTTGAAGTTTCAGCCATAATTTATGTTCCATCAGAGGAAATCCACTGTAGACTCCCCCTACAGTAATGTTTTTTGTGACACCAGCGCGGGCAGCAAGGGTTGTAAATGGAGCGATAGTGAGATGACCTGCAACGGCACTTTGCCCTCCCATCACCACATTTCTTCCCAAAGTAGTCGAACCGGCAATACCTGATTGGGATACCATTATAGTATGTTCACCCACAACACAATTATGACCAATTTGGACGAGATTATCAATCTTTGTCCCTTTTTTAATAATAGTAGAACCAAAAACGGCACAATCAATCGTCGTATTTGCTCCAATTTCAACATCATCTTCAAGTATAACATTACCATTTTGATAGAGTTTAACATGCTCACCGGTTTTAGTATGAGCATATCCGAAACCATCGCTACCGACAACACTTCCGGCATGAATCATGACATTATTACCTAAAATACAATCACGGTAAATGGATACATTCGGATAAAGGATAACATTATCTCCGATAAGCACATCACATCCTACATAAGAACCCGCCATAATAGTACAATTTGACCCTATTTGTGCACCATTTTCGACATGGGCTGTAGGATAGATAATTGTATTTTCACCAATAACAGGAGAAATATCACTTGTAACTATCGGTTTAGAAAAAAGTTTAGAAAGTTTTGCAATATCCAGATAAGCCTCTTCACTTGCCAATGCAATAGCACTAGAAGGGAGCAAACGTGCTTTTGAAGAGGGCAAAATAACAGCAGAAGCTTTGGTAATAGCCAAATCTTTTTCATATTTTGAGTCGGATAAAAAAGATATTTCCCCCTCAACCGCATCTTTAAGGGTATTCATTTTAGTGATAAGGCAATTATTTTCAATGACAATATCAAATTTTAAAAAATCAACAATCTCTTGAAGGGTCATTAGCGCTCCAATGCAACGGAACCGCTGCGAACAATCTCTTTAGGATGAAAACGTTTGATTGCTTCGAGAAAGTGCCCTACTCTCGTCGGCTCATCCGCAACCATAACAATCATTGTATCACTTCCGACATTGACGATACGTCCATTATAAGCATGTGCAAGAGCTTCAATATCTCCTAATGATTCATTAAGAGGAATTTTTACCATTGCCATCTCTTTTTCTACTAAATCGGCATGTTCGTAAACTTTTAAAACAGGGATAAGTTTATGCAATTGTTTGATAATCTGCTCTATTACCTTGAGCGATCCTGCTGTAACGATAGTTACGCGAGAGTATTTTGATTCCGGTATCGGTGCAACGGTAAGAGATTCAATATTGTATCCTCGACCCGAAAAAAGACCAGAAATACGTGAAAGAACACTGGCCTCATTTAAAACGATAACGGAAATAACGCGACGTGCTTGTTCCATTATTTATCCTTGTATTCTAACATCATATTAAAGAGTGACCCGCCTGCCGGCACCATAGGCAATACGTTTTCAAAACGGGCTACAACAACATCAATAAGTGCAACAACGTTTTTCTCAACAGCATCTTTTAGGGCTGCATCAAACTCCTCTTTGGTGGTAACACGGTACCCCAACCCACCAAAACTCTCAGCCAATTTAACAAAATCGGGTTGTACGGAAAGATCGGTTTGTGAATGGCGTTTATCGTAAAACATTGTTTGCCATTGACGTACCATTCCCAAAAAATTATTATTTAGAATAACATTAATTACGGGAAGCTTGAACTCAACAGCGGTCATCAATTCTTGAATATTCATCATAATAGAACCATCACCGGTAATGTTAATACTTACACGCTCCATATCAGCCCGTTTAACCCCAATAGCTGCCGGAAAACCGTATCCCATGGTTCCCAATCCACCGGAACTGCTCCATTGACGAGGGCGAGAGAATGGATAAAACTGGGCTGTCCACATCTGATGTTGTCCGACATCGGTAGAGATATTAGCGTCATCCCCTAGCAACTCACCGATACGTTGAATAACCCATTGAGGCTTCAAACGATCTCCCTCTTCTTTATAGGAGAGTGGGTGTAATTTGTTAAAATTTGCAATGGTATTGTGCCATGGTTGATAACGCAATGGATCAATTTGCTCTTTTGCAAGGGGCATCATCTGCTCTAATACATTTTTAACGTCACCAACGATGGGAAAGTGTGCATTAACCAATTTTGAAATACTTGCCGGATCAATATCGACATGGATAATTTGGGCATTTTTGGCAAACTCAGAGAGTTTCCCCGTAACACGATCATCAAAACGAGCACCTAAACCAATAACGAGGTCAGTCTCTGACATTGCCATATTAGCGGCATAAGAACCGTGCATTCCAAGCATTGAAATAAGTAAAGGATCACTATGATGCAATGTTCCGCGAGCCATAAAGGTCTCAACTGCCGGTATTTGTGTCATTTTAGAAAATTCGCGAACCAATTCAGCTGCATTAGCGTTAATAATCCCACCACCGAGATACAAAAGTGGTCGTTTTGATGATGCAATCGCCTCTATCGCTTTTTTGATTTGGCGCATATTCCCTTTAACATTAGGTTTATAGGTCTCTAGTTCAACCTCTTTTGAATAATCAAAAAGTGCTATTTGTGCCGTTACGTCTTTAGGAATATCGACATGAACAGGACCTGGACGTCCGGTACGAGCTAAATAAAATGCCTCTTTTAAGACACGGGGAAGATCATTTGCATCGGTAACAAGATAGTTATGCTTGGTACACGGACGGCTAATTCCAACTGCATCTATCTCTTGGAATGCATCAGTTCCGATTAACGACATCGGGACTTGTCCACTGATAACCACTAGAGGAACTGAGTCCATATACGCATCCGCGATACCGGTGATAGCATTGGTAAAACCAGGACCTGACGTAATCATGGCAACGCCAACTTTACCAGACGCCTTGGCGTATCCTTCAGCTGCGTGAACGGCTGCTTGTTCATGACGTGTTAAAACGTGCTGAAAAGAACTCTGTTTGTAAATTTCATCATAGACGTTCATAATTGCACCGCCGGGATAGCCGAAAATTACTTCAACTTCTTCAGCGATAAGGGCTTCAATAACCATTTGTGCACCACTTATTTGCATGTCGTCTCCTTTAACTAAAAATATCATTTATGATTGTGAAAAAAAAATTACAGAATTATAGAAGATAATTACTATGAATTACGTTAAATGGGGAAACTCTCACTAAAAAAATAATCCAGTGCGACCCCTTCGCGTAAACCGTCATCTATAACAATTCCTTTGTCTACACCAATTGCCTTAAAAAGTGTTTGTACCATCAA from Sulfuricurvum sp. includes these protein-coding regions:
- a CDS encoding D-Ala-D-Ala carboxypeptidase family metallohydrolase, whose amino-acid sequence is MIQLKFFKLSEFTCKCGCGLNNMQDAQLLKLDKARELANIPFSVNCGTRCPKHNKDEGGEDNSSHLRGLATDISAKTSQEKFLIISALLKVGFKRIGVYSTFIHCDSDTTLPQNVIWHK
- a CDS encoding acetolactate synthase large subunit, which encodes MQISGAQMVIEALIAEEVEVIFGYPGGAIMNVYDEIYKQSSFQHVLTRHEQAAVHAAEGYAKASGKVGVAMITSGPGFTNAITGIADAYMDSVPLVVISGQVPMSLIGTDAFQEIDAVGISRPCTKHNYLVTDANDLPRVLKEAFYLARTGRPGPVHVDIPKDVTAQIALFDYSKEVELETYKPNVKGNMRQIKKAIEAIASSKRPLLYLGGGIINANAAELVREFSKMTQIPAVETFMARGTLHHSDPLLISMLGMHGSYAANMAMSETDLVIGLGARFDDRVTGKLSEFAKNAQIIHVDIDPASISKLVNAHFPIVGDVKNVLEQMMPLAKEQIDPLRYQPWHNTIANFNKLHPLSYKEEGDRLKPQWVIQRIGELLGDDANISTDVGQHQMWTAQFYPFSRPRQWSSSGGLGTMGYGFPAAIGVKRADMERVSINITGDGSIMMNIQELMTAVEFKLPVINVILNNNFLGMVRQWQTMFYDKRHSQTDLSVQPDFVKLAESFGGLGYRVTTKEEFDAALKDAVEKNVVALIDVVVARFENVLPMVPAGGSLFNMMLEYKDK
- the lpxD gene encoding UDP-3-O-(3-hydroxymyristoyl)glucosamine N-acyltransferase — translated: MTLQEIVDFLKFDIVIENNCLITKMNTLKDAVEGEISFLSDSKYEKDLAITKASAVILPSSKARLLPSSAIALASEEAYLDIAKLSKLFSKPIVTSDISPVIGENTIIYPTAHVENGAQIGSNCTIMAGSYVGCDVLIGDNVILYPNVSIYRDCILGNNVMIHAGSVVGSDGFGYAHTKTGEHVKLYQNGNVILEDDVEIGANTTIDCAVFGSTIIKKGTKIDNLVQIGHNCVVGEHTIMVSQSGIAGSTTLGRNVVMGGQSAVAGHLTIAPFTTLAARAGVTKNITVGGVYSGFPLMEHKLWLKLQAKLAKILQS
- the ilvN gene encoding acetolactate synthase small subunit yields the protein MEQARRVISVIVLNEASVLSRISGLFSGRGYNIESLTVAPIPESKYSRVTIVTAGSLKVIEQIIKQLHKLIPVLKVYEHADLVEKEMAMVKIPLNESLGDIEALAHAYNGRIVNVGSDTMIVMVADEPTRVGHFLEAIKRFHPKEIVRSGSVALER
- a CDS encoding class I SAM-dependent methyltransferase, translating into MTERFNNAASTWDKGDMRTSIASSVFQTLSNRIALKNTMDILDFGAGTGLLSFKVRPHVRSVSGVDVSINMLEQIELKNSDGVEVKPICQDILANPLEERFHGIVSSMAMHHVEDTQKLFDTFYTHLKKDGFVAIADLEAEDGSFHSHGNDGVYHFGFERETLRAIIENAGFSNVRFHHAYTVEKEVQNYPIFLVTAHKVV
- a CDS encoding DUF420 domain-containing protein, which codes for MFFEPGFLGTKAPFYMDLVTLYFALLPFLLATSIYQAIKGNITLHYRSQIVILAMTIVMVLIFELGVRISGGFVEYVKMSGLSYDFLLLFLLVHVFIALMAVGGWIYLMISSYQTFKRVGHLGETNHKRIGRWIFAALTLTSVMGCSIYLFLFVF
- a CDS encoding pyridoxal phosphate-dependent aminotransferase, translating into MLTDRVNTLSESITIAISTLAQELKASGKDVISFSAGEPDFDTPQVIKDAAIKAINDGFTKYTAVDGIPELKAAIALKLKRDNGLEYKANQIIANNGAKHSLYNLFACTIQAGDEVIIPAPYWVTYPELVMYCGGTVVEVMTDDASGFKMTPEQLKAALTPKTKMIILTSPSNPTGAVYTRDELAALGKVLEGTNVIVASDEMYEKLIYDGEFTSAAAVSDDMYQRTITINGLSKSVAMTGWRFGYMAAANTEIIQATKKLQSQSTSNINSITQKAAVVGLNGAADSDIEAMRVEFKARRDEAVKLFNEIDGLSVLSPAGAFYLFVNIKEISNDSMQFCKELLENQGVAVVPGVGFGSEGYFRFSFATDIESIREGIKRIATFVVSKK